The DNA window AGGCAGTCATAATTGTCTGACGACCACTAGTTTGTAAAATTctcaataattcaaataaataattccCGAGTAGAGACTCAAGCTAGCGGGCTTGTGACAATATGCAAATGAAAATGTACAGCAGGAACGTAGAAACAGTGGAGAAAAGACAGAGAAAGGGTAAAAGACAACAAACTATCCACTAGTCTATAGAAAACTGTCCAAAGACTACtagcaaaaagaaaaagaaaaagtttcTTTTTTGACTCCAAAACTCAACTCAACAATTAACCAGTGCCAGACAGACTGTAAAGAGACAACATTTATGTTCTACAGCCAATAAAATAAAACCCAGTCAGATAAGTATTGAtgtgttaaaaaaataacatttgaaaactttGCAAAACCACATTATGAACCAACTGAACTACCAAAGGCATAAAATTTACACGCACCTGCAAGTAGAAAATGGGAAATTAAAATCTACATGTCAATGGAGTATTCATGTGAAAGACGCACCTTATGATTTGCCCGAGCTTGAACAGGCAATGGGAGTATTGGTGGCTGAGCTTCCATAACAATAGGTACTGATGGTTCTGTTGAAGATGTTGCTGGTACTTTAACAATCTCCACATCTTTATGAGCTACTTGCTGAGGTTGTGACGTAGGGACTGTCACAGTTCCCAACTGCAATAGCTGGCCTGGAGTTACCAACAAGGGTGTGGGCGCTTCTGTGCGAAGAGAATTAGACGGTGCAGCCCTTGCAGTAGGTTGTGCAGCATTCTGATATGGCATTGTTGGACCAGAAATTACATTAGGTTTGTTAGAAATTGGCGGTATGGTAGTATTTAATTCTGGAACAGATGAGCTCAAGGGAGACAGTCCTGCCAAGCTGCCACTTAAATTGGCTGCAGGAAGTGCAGAACTAGGGGTCTTGTTAGAAataaaacttggcaatgtttCAGAAGCTAGAGAAGCAGAAGGCCCAGGGGGTAATGTTGTAGGCAAAGTTGATGGTACTGAAGAAGTGGAGGTTAAATTAAGCATACTAGTGCTGGCAGATAGAAAAGGAGATGGAATGCTAGGCAAGGAAGTTGGCAAGTTTGAAGCTGGTAAGTTGGAAGTTGGCAGGTTTATACCAGGCAAGTTTGAGGCTGCAGCAGGTAATGGTGCATTGTAATTGGGATACTGCATCGGTTGCTGCATGGAAGGAGGCATTGATAGACCATGAGGCGGTCGAAGCAGGGATTGCTGATGTAAATGAGGCATCCCATTTGGAGGCCCATAATAACCTTGCCAATACATTGGCATAGGAAGCCCACTGCCATTTGCATTTGGCGGAGGAGGTGAAGCCCCCCATGTTCCTATATTCCCTCCTGGTTGATACAAAGGCAGCCCACCTTGAAAATTCGAGCCAGGTAGTCCTATTTGTGCATTATGGGATCCAATATCACCCAAAGACCCACCAACAGCAGGTGGCAAGCTTACAGATGTAGAAGCTGGGTGAGGATAGTGAGACTGCATGAGACATTAGAATCTCAAAGAATGAGCTT is part of the Mercurialis annua linkage group LG3, ddMerAnnu1.2, whole genome shotgun sequence genome and encodes:
- the LOC126673086 gene encoding protein decapping 5, producing MATENSSNTASTSRSNSTADSYIGSLISLTSKSEIRYEGVLYNINTDESSIGLKNVRSFGTEGRKKDGPQIPPSDKVYEYILFRGSDIKDLQVKSSPPVQPTPTPPINNDPAIIQSHYPHPASTSVSLPPAVGGSLGDIGSHNAQIGLPGSNFQGGLPLYQPGGNIGTWGASPPPPNANGSGLPMPMYWQGYYGPPNGMPHLHQQSLLRPPHGLSMPPSMQQPMQYPNYNAPLPAAASNLPGINLPTSNLPASNLPTSLPSIPSPFLSASTSMLNLTSTSSVPSTLPTTLPPGPSASLASETLPSFISNKTPSSALPAANLSGSLAGLSPLSSSVPELNTTIPPISNKPNVISGPTMPYQNAAQPTARAAPSNSLRTEAPTPLLVTPGQLLQLGTVTVPTSQPQQVAHKDVEIVKVPATSSTEPSVPIVMEAQPPILPLPVQARANHKPNGAPYHSRQGYRGRGRGTGSSRPVTKFTEDFDFTAMNEKFKKDEVWGHLGKSNKKDKEDGRVSDEEYFQDEEDDESNKHVYNKDDFFDTLSCNALDRESHNGRPRFSEQLKLDTETFGEFSRYRGGRGGRGPPRGGRSRGGSYHGRGGYGYNNQGYGYGYGYGYGGRGRGRGMPNNSS